Genomic segment of Pseudothermotoga hypogea DSM 11164 = NBRC 106472:
ACCACCAACGATGATGTTCAAATAGTACGTGAAGAAGCGCCACACCAAAAGTGCCGCCACGGTCTTCGGACCGAACAAGAACTTGAAGAACAGCGTGTAAACCCCCTCGGACGCACCGGTTGCGCCCGGGGTGGGAACGAAAGAGGCAACCAAGAACACGACCAGTTGCGTCATGGCGACGTTGAAATACGAACTTGTGATGTTCAAAGATCTCGCCACGAAGTAGGTGACGGAGATCTTCGCCACTACCTCGAGCAGGGCCATGAGCAGGGCAAGAACACTGATCAAAGGATTCTTTGCAGACTGTGTCATGCAGTCGTGAAAAAGTCTTGTTTGTTCGAGCAACTTTTGCTGAAAGAGTTCCTTCCTCTTGACGATCCTCAAAGAGACGAAGAGTTTCGAGACCTTCGAAATCGTTTTCTCCGCCAAGGACCTGTTCAGCGTGAAAAGAAACAGTAAGAAGAGCACGAACCCGTTCAAAGCGAAGCCGAAGAACGCGAGCAAAGCAAGGTTCGAGATCCTCTTCGCAAACATCGAGTATGCTCTGAGCAGCCCAAAGACGCTCGCGCCCGTCACGACGATCTGGTAGAAAAGAAAGCGCGATACGAGCATAGCCGTGGCTTGTCCATATTCAACACCTCTTTTTCCAAGAAACGCGATCTGTGCGGGTTGTCCACCCGTGGAGAAGGGTGTTATCGCGGAGAAGAACCTTCCAACGAGCGTGTTTTTGAACAGATAGATGAGTGATACCTTGGCCTTGTACGAACGGGCGAACAGCCATACAGTCAACGTCTCGGAGAACCAGTCGAACAGAACGAGTAGCAGTATCGCAAAGATCCATTCAAAAGAGATTCTCTTCATAGCGTCGAGCGTCGCTCTCAAATCAGTGAAACCTGCGATCAGAAAAACGATGAGCAGACTCGCCAGAAGAATTAAGGTAGCCTTTGTGAGGTTACTCAACTTTTTCGCCATTTTCTCAGCACGTCCTCATACACCGTTTTGAGTTTCCGTCCAACGACGATCAGATCCCTCTCGAGAGCAGTTTTTCTCGCTTCCTGACCAAGATCCCTCGCAAGATCTCTGTCCTCAACGAGTCTTCGTATCGCCGCTTCGAAATCTTCGTTGCTCTCTGCCTTGAGACAATTTACACCATTTTGCAACCAACCCTCGTAGACCGGTATATCTCTCACAACGACGGCACATTCGCAC
This window contains:
- a CDS encoding lysylphosphatidylglycerol synthase transmembrane domain-containing protein, with amino-acid sequence MAKKLSNLTKATLILLASLLIVFLIAGFTDLRATLDAMKRISFEWIFAILLLVLFDWFSETLTVWLFARSYKAKVSLIYLFKNTLVGRFFSAITPFSTGGQPAQIAFLGKRGVEYGQATAMLVSRFLFYQIVVTGASVFGLLRAYSMFAKRISNLALLAFFGFALNGFVLFLLFLFTLNRSLAEKTISKVSKLFVSLRIVKRKELFQQKLLEQTRLFHDCMTQSAKNPLISVLALLMALLEVVAKISVTYFVARSLNITSSYFNVAMTQLVVFLVASFVPTPGATGASEGVYTLFFKFLFGPKTVAALLVWRFFTYYLNIIVGGLTTAHELGWMKNKKS